A window of Primulina huaijiensis isolate GDHJ02 chromosome 9, ASM1229523v2, whole genome shotgun sequence contains these coding sequences:
- the LOC140984925 gene encoding probable magnesium transporter NIPA6 isoform X3, with protein sequence MITMIAGEVANFVAYIYAPAVLVTPLGALSIIISAFLAHFMLKERLQKLGILGCVACIVGSIVIVIHAPEEHTPTSVQEVWLLATQPAFMIYVATTVSMVLVLMLHFEPLCGQTNILVYLGICSLVGALTVVSIKAIGIAIKLTLEGINQFGYAQTWFFLSVAIIFVITQLNYLNKALDTFNAAIVSPIYYVMFTSLTIIASVIMFKDWSGQNLSSITSELCGFITILTGTLILHMTREEEPATTTGTITWYDGDQSKGLEEAHFIALRAK encoded by the exons ATGATTACAA TGATTGCTGGAGAGGTGGCCAATTTTGTTGCTTATATTTACGCGCCAGCTGTTCTTGTGACTCCCCTTGGTGCATTGAGTATCATCATTAG TGCTTTTTTGGCACACTTTATGTTGAAGGAACGATTGCAAAAGTTGGGCATACTGGGATGTGTGGCTTGCATTGTAGGATCTATAGTCATCGTGATTCATGCTCCTGAAGAACACACTCCAACTTCTGTACAAGAGGTTTGGTTATTGGCTACTCAACCAG catttatgatttatgtagCCACTACGGTATCCATGGTGCTAGTATTAATGCTGCATTTTGAGCCTCTCTGCGGGCAGACAAACATATTGGTTTACTTGGGGATTTGCTCCTTGGTGGGTGCACTTACG GTTGTGAGCATAAAGGCAATTGGAATTGCTATAAAACTTACTTTAGAGGGGATCAATCAATTTGGATATGCTCAGACTTGGTTTTTCCTTTCGGTTGCTATAATTTTTGTGATCACTCAGTTGAATTATTTGAACAAG GCACTCGACACTTTCAATGCTGCCATAGTTTCTCCAATATATTACGTGATGTTCACTTCACTGACTATCATCGCTAGCGTGATAATGTTTAag GACTGGTCAGGTCAGAATCTGAGCAGCATAACCTCTGAGTTATGTGGATTCATAACTATTCTCACTGGAACATTAATACTTCATATGACAAGAGAAGAGGAGCCAGCTACCACAACAG GAACCATAACATGGTATGATGGAGATCAATCAAAAGGATTAGAAGAAGCTCACTTCATCGCATTACGTG CTAAGTGA
- the LOC140984925 gene encoding probable magnesium transporter NIPA6 isoform X1 — MGVSDNTRGLILAMLSSLFIGTSFILKKKGLQKAAAAGTRAGFGGYTYLLEPLWWAGMITMIAGEVANFVAYIYAPAVLVTPLGALSIIISAFLAHFMLKERLQKLGILGCVACIVGSIVIVIHAPEEHTPTSVQEVWLLATQPAFMIYVATTVSMVLVLMLHFEPLCGQTNILVYLGICSLVGALTVVSIKAIGIAIKLTLEGINQFGYAQTWFFLSVAIIFVITQLNYLNKALDTFNAAIVSPIYYVMFTSLTIIASVIMFKDWSGQNLSSITSELCGFITILTGTLILHMTREEEPATTTGTITWYDGDQSKGLEEAHFIALRAK; from the exons ATGGGTGTTTCGGATAATACGAGGGGGTTGATTTTGGCAATGCTGTCGAGTTTGTTTATTGGAACGAGTTTTATTTTGAAGAAGAAAGGTCTACAGAAGGCAGCGGCTGCTGGTACTCGAGCAG GATTTGGTGGCTACACTTACTTACTTGAACCTCTTTGGTGGGCTGGTATGATTACAA TGATTGCTGGAGAGGTGGCCAATTTTGTTGCTTATATTTACGCGCCAGCTGTTCTTGTGACTCCCCTTGGTGCATTGAGTATCATCATTAG TGCTTTTTTGGCACACTTTATGTTGAAGGAACGATTGCAAAAGTTGGGCATACTGGGATGTGTGGCTTGCATTGTAGGATCTATAGTCATCGTGATTCATGCTCCTGAAGAACACACTCCAACTTCTGTACAAGAGGTTTGGTTATTGGCTACTCAACCAG catttatgatttatgtagCCACTACGGTATCCATGGTGCTAGTATTAATGCTGCATTTTGAGCCTCTCTGCGGGCAGACAAACATATTGGTTTACTTGGGGATTTGCTCCTTGGTGGGTGCACTTACG GTTGTGAGCATAAAGGCAATTGGAATTGCTATAAAACTTACTTTAGAGGGGATCAATCAATTTGGATATGCTCAGACTTGGTTTTTCCTTTCGGTTGCTATAATTTTTGTGATCACTCAGTTGAATTATTTGAACAAG GCACTCGACACTTTCAATGCTGCCATAGTTTCTCCAATATATTACGTGATGTTCACTTCACTGACTATCATCGCTAGCGTGATAATGTTTAag GACTGGTCAGGTCAGAATCTGAGCAGCATAACCTCTGAGTTATGTGGATTCATAACTATTCTCACTGGAACATTAATACTTCATATGACAAGAGAAGAGGAGCCAGCTACCACAACAG GAACCATAACATGGTATGATGGAGATCAATCAAAAGGATTAGAAGAAGCTCACTTCATCGCATTACGTG CTAAGTGA
- the LOC140984925 gene encoding probable magnesium transporter NIPA6 isoform X2 — MGVSDNTRGLILAMLSSLFIGTSFILKKKGLQKAAAAGTRAGFGGYTYLLEPLWWAGMITMIAGEVANFVAYIYAPAVLVTPLGALSIIISAFLAHFMLKERLQKLGILGCVACIVGSIVIVIHAPEEHTPTSVQEVWLLATQPATTVSMVLVLMLHFEPLCGQTNILVYLGICSLVGALTVVSIKAIGIAIKLTLEGINQFGYAQTWFFLSVAIIFVITQLNYLNKALDTFNAAIVSPIYYVMFTSLTIIASVIMFKDWSGQNLSSITSELCGFITILTGTLILHMTREEEPATTTGTITWYDGDQSKGLEEAHFIALRAK, encoded by the exons ATGGGTGTTTCGGATAATACGAGGGGGTTGATTTTGGCAATGCTGTCGAGTTTGTTTATTGGAACGAGTTTTATTTTGAAGAAGAAAGGTCTACAGAAGGCAGCGGCTGCTGGTACTCGAGCAG GATTTGGTGGCTACACTTACTTACTTGAACCTCTTTGGTGGGCTGGTATGATTACAA TGATTGCTGGAGAGGTGGCCAATTTTGTTGCTTATATTTACGCGCCAGCTGTTCTTGTGACTCCCCTTGGTGCATTGAGTATCATCATTAG TGCTTTTTTGGCACACTTTATGTTGAAGGAACGATTGCAAAAGTTGGGCATACTGGGATGTGTGGCTTGCATTGTAGGATCTATAGTCATCGTGATTCATGCTCCTGAAGAACACACTCCAACTTCTGTACAAGAGGTTTGGTTATTGGCTACTCAACCAG CCACTACGGTATCCATGGTGCTAGTATTAATGCTGCATTTTGAGCCTCTCTGCGGGCAGACAAACATATTGGTTTACTTGGGGATTTGCTCCTTGGTGGGTGCACTTACG GTTGTGAGCATAAAGGCAATTGGAATTGCTATAAAACTTACTTTAGAGGGGATCAATCAATTTGGATATGCTCAGACTTGGTTTTTCCTTTCGGTTGCTATAATTTTTGTGATCACTCAGTTGAATTATTTGAACAAG GCACTCGACACTTTCAATGCTGCCATAGTTTCTCCAATATATTACGTGATGTTCACTTCACTGACTATCATCGCTAGCGTGATAATGTTTAag GACTGGTCAGGTCAGAATCTGAGCAGCATAACCTCTGAGTTATGTGGATTCATAACTATTCTCACTGGAACATTAATACTTCATATGACAAGAGAAGAGGAGCCAGCTACCACAACAG GAACCATAACATGGTATGATGGAGATCAATCAAAAGGATTAGAAGAAGCTCACTTCATCGCATTACGTG CTAAGTGA